From the genome of Pelomonas sp. SE-A7, one region includes:
- the kynU gene encoding kynureninase, protein MTTTRQDCEVLDAEDSLRELRHQFELPEGLIYLDGNSLGVLPRETAARVQQVLAQEWGRDLIKSWNTAGWIHLPGRIGDKIARLIGAWPGECVVADSTSLNLYKVLAAALQMVARDASPQRRTIVSERSNFPTDLYIAESLARQHGFELKLIAAVEELPAALNDSTAVLMLTQVNYRTGYMHDMAAVTAAAHAAGALTVWDLAHSAGAIPVDLNAAQADFAIGCGYKYLNGGPGAPAFVWVNPRHADRFWQPLSGWLGHAAPFQFTPDYQPAPGIQRYICGTPPILSMAALECGVDTVLAAEPLGGMAALRRKSVALCECFIELAEERCGVLGVRLASPRDAARRGSQVCLSLEAPLHEAGYAVMQALIARGVIGDFRAGDPARLEVLPHILRFGFTPLYVGFADVFDAVEHLHAVLTTEEWRRPEFNKQGAVT, encoded by the coding sequence ATGACGACCACGAGACAAGACTGCGAAGTCCTCGACGCCGAGGACAGCCTGCGTGAACTGCGCCATCAGTTCGAACTGCCCGAGGGCCTGATCTACCTGGACGGCAATTCGCTGGGCGTGCTGCCGCGCGAGACCGCGGCACGGGTGCAGCAGGTGCTTGCGCAGGAATGGGGCCGCGACCTGATCAAGAGCTGGAACACCGCGGGCTGGATCCACCTGCCCGGCCGCATAGGCGACAAGATCGCCCGGCTGATAGGCGCCTGGCCCGGTGAATGCGTGGTCGCCGATTCGACCTCGCTGAACCTCTACAAGGTGCTGGCGGCGGCGCTGCAGATGGTGGCCCGCGATGCTTCGCCGCAGCGCCGCACCATCGTCTCCGAGCGCAGCAACTTCCCCACCGATCTCTACATCGCCGAGAGCCTGGCCCGGCAGCATGGCTTCGAGCTGAAGCTGATAGCCGCCGTGGAAGAACTGCCAGCGGCCTTGAACGACAGCACGGCCGTGCTGATGCTCACCCAGGTCAACTACCGCACCGGCTACATGCATGACATGGCGGCGGTGACTGCAGCCGCCCATGCGGCGGGGGCGCTGACGGTCTGGGACCTGGCGCATTCGGCCGGCGCGATTCCAGTCGATCTGAACGCAGCCCAGGCCGACTTCGCCATAGGCTGTGGCTACAAGTACCTGAACGGCGGCCCCGGCGCGCCGGCCTTCGTGTGGGTGAATCCGCGCCACGCGGACCGCTTCTGGCAGCCGCTGTCCGGCTGGCTGGGCCATGCGGCGCCGTTCCAGTTCACGCCCGACTACCAGCCGGCGCCCGGCATCCAGCGCTACATCTGCGGCACGCCGCCCATCCTCTCGATGGCGGCCTTGGAATGCGGCGTGGACACGGTGCTGGCAGCCGAGCCGCTCGGTGGCATGGCGGCGCTGCGGCGCAAGTCCGTGGCGCTTTGCGAGTGCTTCATCGAGCTGGCCGAAGAGCGCTGCGGCGTGCTCGGTGTACGCCTGGCATCGCCTCGCGACGCAGCCCGGCGCGGCAGCCAGGTCTGCCTGAGCCTGGAGGCGCCGCTGCACGAGGCCGGCTATGCGGTGATGCAGGCGCTGATAGCCCGCGGCGTGATCGGCGACTTCCGTGCCGGCGATCCGGCCCGTCTGGAGGTCCTGCCCCACATCCTGCGCTTCGGCTTCACGCCGCTCTATGTCGGCTTCGCCGACGTGTTCGATGCGGTCGAGCATCTACATGCGGTGCTGACGACAGAGGAATGGCGCCGCCCCGAGTTCAACAAGCAAGGCGCCGTGACATGA